TGCAGGAAGATTGGGTGTTATGTAGAGTTTTCCACAAGAACAAAAGTGAAGAGAATAGCAATAACATTTGCCAACATATGCATGATCATACAACAGCTAGCACCTCTTCACCACCTACTTGTTTTACATGTCAACAACCCAACTCATTCTCTTCAAATAATCTCACTAATATTCATCAACAAGAATTACCAATAATTAGccataataatactaataatccAAACATTAATAGTTCATTAAACCCTAATCCCAATAATAATCTCATGCATCTCCTTAAAGAGGGAAGTTCCACCTACTCATTATGGAGTGATCATGATCTAGTCAATTCAAACTTGAAAaacaatgatgatgattatgggTTCTTGTGGGACATGGATTTGGGAGATCAAAATAGCAACAAGTTGGGTGAGGGAGCTTTGCATGTTCCTCATAATCCTAATTGTCCTCCTCAACTTGAGTTTGGTGATGTGAGATTTGAAGATGATAATGGCactattttcttttgatttatttttattatttggaaACTAACAACATAAATTAAGACAATAATCAAAAGAGACAAAACTcccaaaaaacaaaaaggaagaaGATTTAGAAGACAAGAAGTGCACCACCATTTTGTTGATGTTTGTGTGAAGTTTGGTGTGCTAATTATGGATAACAATTGATTTTGCatagatattaataaaagtatatgACATATAGTTTGTTATACCATAATATGGTATAGGGTTTAGGTTGTGGTGTAATATCATtcaagtatataaatatatagtgaCCATTGTATAAACACATGTATGTACTTTTAGCCCAtgtttgaatatatatatatatatatatatttactaatcTATAGCTATATGTATTTGTAAATTTTCTATGAAAAGTATTTTCTAATAAATATGTAAATgataactattttttattttggtaaaaCTTTATTAAAAAGTATGTAGATGCTGGgatgaaaaagtgaaaaaaaaattggtttCTTTTAAATTGGAGGAAAATATTTGCAAAAGATAAAAGATAGTACTTTTGTAATCACATTTTTCATATTAAATTCCTatacaaattaaacaatatcAATTTGAGAAAGAGAGTTTTCAAAATTATAGGTTATGCAAGCCAAACAATTGATGTTGCTTAACTATTGATCAATTGGATGAATGTTCTCTACTACAATTAAAGCTTGCTAGAGAAATTTACCATCCCTCCATGGatattagttgcttaattaagttGACTCATAAAACAACTTACAATTAACTAACAAACACTTTATTTTGCAAATATATAATGGCATGTTTGGCAACTtggaatttattttcaaatgttgAATTAGCCTATATATTATGTTTGGCAAATCTTTAATTCGAAAATGTGAAATTACGTTAATTCCATAAAACTCCAATAACAAAGTAAAAATGggtcaaatatcaaaatttgaaaattttaagtaCATAAGTGTCATTTACAATTCTTAAATTTgaataccaaaaataaattttctattttcaaatgaatttcATGTTGCCAAACACTACCTAAGGACTTTTTGATCTCTAGTCGGCCGATCAAAACGTATTTCAGttcatttaatttgatttagaTCAATCAAACTCAAACTCATTTCAATTTAATTCTTCTCATTAAAATTCACTTTCATATTTTCACTACACTTTCAATTTAAGTATCATTGGTATAAGTAAAGTTATACTACTTGATTTGAGTAAGCTAAGTAACCAAGCAATATACATATAACTTAGTAACTTACCAACTATATTCAAAATATTAAGTGGACTTATCCATAGCAAACATTTATTGCAAATCAAGGCTACATGCCAACTTATTTCTTGTTATATGCTTTGACTattaacttaaatttaaaatgtattataacatatttatgttatatgttttgactattaatttaaatttttagtaaaATTAATTCGTCAATTGATCACTCAAATTAACGTAAAACACAACTTGCTAAGCATGTTAAAACTGAgacaaaaaataatagaattaacTTGCATTGGCTACAAGTCCATCGTACATGAATAATTATGTTGTGAGCTTCTTACAATTCCATGATTATGGCAATCTCAATCGCattaatagtattaaaattgatttttactaagtgaaattaatttttattgattaaaactgAGTTTTACTAATTGTAACTAAATTTTACtaattagaattaattaaaaccttttttttactgattattattttttaaagtgaaCTAAATAAAGTCTAACTGGTGTGAATATAAATTGTACATAAAAATTTTCTCACCaatttacttatatatataaaatctttGCATATTACAAGTTCTTAACTTCTAACCATGCAACAAGTTTGCCTTACAAACATATTAGGATATAGTATCATAATTATGGAGGTGGAGCCGTCATAGGGGTCATTTTCATGTGCccttaaattattttaactttatcTCATTATGTAGAAAAAAACAACCTAATTATAATCCTACAAAATtggaaaattattatatatatacatctagctactttaattttttttcgccATTTTTCTAATATATATTTGTCCAAATACTCATAAagcctatataaatatatatttctgaaaaaaaaaaaaaacaaaaaattcaacATCCCCTCCTAAAATTAGTGGGTCTATCATATTACCATGTTTGAGTATTTTTATTCTCTTGTCATAGTTGTAAATTCCAAAACAAAATTCATGGTAAAAGGAAACACTAAGGTAATCAACACATGAAGTTTGTAATTATAGTAATATCATTATATTACGGCATCTTGagtaatttcaaaataaaagaaaaggagagGAATATATTTTTTGGTGGTAATCATAAAGAGGTAATATAAATATAGTTTAACATCACATCAATAATTTAATGGTCCAATATAATTGTTGTACTACAGtgttttattattcatttaataatgtttatactAATATTGTTACATGATCATGGAAAATTAGCAAAAGTTTTTGTTACATCAAAAATAGAATAAGTTTTTAATTATACTCTtccaatatttatttattatatcatGACAAAATTTGAACAATACTTTTCAAACTGATCTCTACTTAGAAAATAGTGAATATGTCAAACTGGAAGTTaaagatttaaattaattcAGTGTACTCAATTTAATTACATACGTTAGTGGGAAACTggtgatttatttttttccttttattttgtaaatgttataagaattttgatttttaccactttgaaaataatgataagtcttttttttactcttataaaattactagtatagaaactcgtgcaatgcacgaagtTGTTAGTATAAATGTGtattataatacaaattttaaataaatatgcAATTACATATTATCAGTATAAAATTGGAGtgtaatatttattataaaatagatAGAGGATTTACAATACATAgtgtttttaatgaaaaaaatcaggttattaatataagtaTTAACTAAAGTTTTCGTACTTTTTAACTCAAATTTTGAGTAATCTTCcaacaacattatcataatgattctttatcatttttaaaatatttttttgttaccaTGTATCTTTGGTTTGGTGAtgaattatttagaaattaaaattttaatgaagaaatattattaataagaattacatattctaagaaactttaattggaaatcttatatagcttttaaattcaaaaagaatattatcctaagaaaatttaaaaagaatataACTTATTGTTATATGGTACTCATATATTAAGAAATAAGTTAATGTTAACTTTGGTAAGAGTTATTTCATATGATAAATCAATATGAGAATGTCATGTGAAATTTTACAGTATTTTAATTAGATTGTATGATTCTTACCTTAAAATTTAGTGtgtttaaatttaattgatcaaagaaattaattcaaaattaatcacTTCAATCAACTATTAGCTATTAACTATTAGCTACTGATTGAAAGTGAAGAAGAAAGTAGAGCATATAAGAAATTCCACTTACAAAAATGGCCTCAATGAGATTCGACTTGTAATCACGTGATCCTTTTAAGTGGAGAAGTAGACAACCCAATGCTATGGAATATGGACTTGGGTAATTGACAAAGTGAAATGGGCTTTATTTGGGTTCAATCTTAACTCAAAATAGATAGCCCAATCCAAACTCATGTAAGGAGAACTTCTCACGGTGAGATTATCTCATATAAAAATTGTGATTAcactaaaaaattttattatcttctattaaaaaaaattataacaatattATATTACATACTCCCTCGGCTACTCACTTAATGTCCTATTTGGGATTTTGCATTATTTactaatcactcttaatttgtattttattattatctgtaagttaaaatataattaagtgaagCCAGATTTCGATTGTCTTTATTTTTctgattatatataattagagatattaccttgttttctataattacaaacacttttcattttttctgtCTCCTATAGTaagtgtttttaatttttaaatcacCTATTTAGTAtcccaaaaatcaataattacacAAAATCTATCGAGGCAGTTGATAACAATCTCATATCAATTTGAAAAACATTGATAGGAGAATGTCCAACTCCGCTCAAATGACCAACTTACACGTTTAACACGGATTGAAGTGATTTAAATAAGATTTACCTCCCAAAATTGAAACAATTGCAACTATTAGAAACAAATTGCACAATggtatataaaaaaatagtcctCATTAGACAATGATTTCTTGGATTTTGGACAAGGACCAGCAACAAAGTGATTCAACCAGATATTTGATTACAACAACCATCTTCGATGTACTCATTGTGGATGAACATGCCACGAAAAAAGAGTGGGTTTCATTCTCATTTTGAATGATAGATGGATATGAAGAGGGGCGGGGAGAGGAAACGAAGTAGTGACAAACTAACAGTTAGACAGGAACAAAAGAGAGGATACGATGGCCGATAGGGAGGGGGTGGCAGCAGGGGAGGGTTTTGAgttgttaatatttttttagttttttaaattaacttttttttctgattttttttttgaaaatttttttctgattttttttaacttactaTTATAGCAAGTTGTCGATCATCGTAAATATTAAAATTctgtaaatattaaaattgagtaaatattaaaattctggataattttcaaaaaaaaaaaacttattttttttctagttttttaaattgagtaaatattaaaattctgaataattttccaaaaaaaaaaatattgtttccCAAGTCATAACTCTTATAAACTCGTAATAAATACTGACATTTAAAAAAtcctagaaaaaaaaaatacagacattaaaaaaaatagaattagagCGGCGCGGACGCCGGCGCaatttgtacaaaacaaaccctAAAACGGGAATGATTCTCCAAGTTCTCAACCGCCAATCCGCCATTGACAACGGTATCTTGTCTTCCTCATCctctcttgtttttcttttgctCTTTGGTTCAGGTTCTAGTTTCTTAGACGGCATCTTTTTTTCTTCTCAACACCAATTTTGGGTGctggttttgattttttgattttcatgaaCGTTTCGAAACGCCGTTCGGCGTTTTCTTAACTATGGTTAAAGCTTTTCCTAGACGAGCTAAAATTATCCTTTTCGTGTTCTCTGCCTTCCTTATTTTTGGGCCAGGCAGCACTGCTGGGAACTGAAAGCATGAGCCCTGCAGAGGCGAATCAAGAAGAAACTGTACCTGCTCctgatttttcttcacttacaaaatttacattgaaaagaGCAGAAATTGTGGATAATTCTTCTGGCTGTATGAGTGCTGAGAATCCAAGTGATCTAGAGATATCATCAGTACCGTCTCCCTTTGAGATCAATGACTGTGCAAGCATCATGAGAACTCTGAAGTTTAAACAAAGGCCATGGATTGTTTATGACCCGTCTTCAATTGAACGGGAGTCCGACATTAAACATTGCGATATGGTCATACTTGTTTCTTCTTAATTATTACATGTTTGTAAATGTAAGATCTTTTGATCTGGTCTAGCTGCATTGAGATAAAGCAAGGTTTATATGGGATGTTTGGTAGACGGAGTTGATTAAGTGACTGATTAGACCATCATATATTGATCATGTTGCTAGGCTTGTTCAAAATTTACgtcaaaataagttaaaattgttaaaatactACTATTTTATCAAACACAGCCTTACACGTTTTGTCATCCGAATACTGAAAATAATCAAAGCCTATCTCCTCCCCCCTCAAAAAgacataacataaaaaacaGAAATAGAACTTGAGTGTAAGGAGTGTAATGGCATGCGATGATGACTCTACTAGTGTTCCACTTGTGTTGATTCGTCAATGTTTACTATGATTTTGATTGTCACATATTTGCTTTCTGCTTAATGAATGGAAAGGTCTTTATGGATGGTGCATGTAGATGTGTTGATCATTCTTTAAAATGTTTGTTTGTTGCTAGAAATTTGATGATTTTAGCTTCTACACAGACTTGCTTTTTAGGATAGACTTACTCCAAATAAACTAGAATACTTACCTTGCGTTTGGTTGTCTATACAcagtactaaatggtgggaatagtaatggaaagttagttgaattttggttagaaaatCTCTTGGAAAtttaatggtcatgcttgttCTACTTCTATTATCTCACTTTCTTCACAAAATGCATTCCAATAATTTAGATTTTGGAGAATTGGTATTAGGCGCAATAGGCGGTAATGTAAAGTTgtgaaaaaaaactttttttttatcatagttTTATCACCGTgagaatgacatgatacatttTATGAAATACACTACAAATTTTCACATTACCACAATTTACTACCGACAGGCGACAACCAAACACGTTCTTAATATTGGCAAGAATACATGTGATTCTCCCCCTTCAATATTGCATGCTCATATAATGCCTATTTTGAAAGGGTTGCTGGGGTTTGgttttctaatatatttcaattttctGTTCTGCATTTTTTAAATCAATATTTAAGTGTGAGATGCATATATTCAAAGTAGATTGTACTTTGAATGTGTTGCCTACTGTGGTGGTTCCTTGATTTCTCATGCATGTTTTTTAATATGGTCTATTTAGGTGTTTATGTATATtatcttaatttgttttgagtATTCTTTTTACTTGCAATTGGATTTTTGCTGACTCCATttgttttgactttttttgcaGAGTTTGTCTCCAAAAGTTTGTCTTCCCAAGGGTGTTACTAGGGGATGCCCAGATTGCAGTGggtgtcaaaaggttaaattTCTTATTAGATat
This Amaranthus tricolor cultivar Red isolate AtriRed21 chromosome 13, ASM2621246v1, whole genome shotgun sequence DNA region includes the following protein-coding sequences:
- the LOC130797930 gene encoding NAC domain-containing protein 21/22-like: MGLRDIGATLPPGFRFYPSDEELVCHYLYKKIANEEALKGSLVEIDLHTCEPWQLPEVAKLNTTEWYFFSFRDRKYATGFRTNRATKSGYWKATGKDRVILDPRTREIVGMRKTLVFYKNRAPNGIKTGWIMHEFRLESPHMPPKEDWVLCRVFHKNKSEENSNNICQHMHDHTTASTSSPPTCFTCQQPNSFSSNNLTNIHQQELPIISHNNTNNPNINSSLNPNPNNNLMHLLKEGSSTYSLWSDHDLVNSNLKNNDDDYGFLWDMDLGDQNSNKLGEGALHVPHNPNCPPQLEFGDVRFEDDNGTIFF